CGCCAGCCAGGCAAGGTCTTCGGGAGACAGAAGGTCTCCGGCGCTGCTGTCAAACAGGATATTGGCTTCCGAGGGAAACTCGTCATCGCCCACATACAGGATCATGCGAACCGGAACCCGGGGAAAGGGTTTGAACTCATAGCCGGCGTCGCCGAAATCCAACTCCGAGGCTTCCAAGATCTGGGCGCCTTTATCCAGGCCTTCCAGGTTATGCTCGAAAACATTCTTTAAAGGATCGATGGCCCTTTTGCAAAAGGCGGAGAAGTAAAAGGTCGCCCCGGGAATTTCGCGGTAAGCCACCCAGTCTTCGGAAGGCTGGGCGGTTTTGTCGCCCATCATATAATGCAGGATAAGCACCTGCTCCTGAATGGGAACTTCCGCCTCCGGATCGTCCTGGTCCGTAAAGTCGAAAGAAGGAAAGTCGACCTTATAGGTTCTGGTTAAAAAAGGGACTGTGAGGGTATTTTCAGCAGGGCTTTGAAAACCGGAGCTTGCAGCCAGTTCTTCAAAGGATTCCTTGCTTAATGATTCCACGGCGATTTTCTTTGCATTAAAATAATCGTCGACACGCGCCATAACGCACCTCCTGGAGCGGCCAAGCCGCTGCCGTTTTTTTATACATGTCAAGGCAGGAACCGCCTTGTTTTAGGCGAAAACCCGTTGCAATGCCTCCCTGGCGGGCCGGGAGGCATTGCAACAGGGCCCAAAAAAAGAAAGGCCCCTCCCCCGCAAGGAGGGAAGGGCCTTGATCGAGCATGGTTTGGCTATATTTCGAGCCAGGAGTCGGAGTACAGGGACTCGCCAAGGATAACCTTGGTGGTCTTCACGTAGTCCTGGAGCTCCTTGGTCAGGCCGCCCATATCGGGAGCATTGCCGTCCATGACAGCGTAGATCACGTCTACGATGTCCTGACGTTTGCCCTTGGCGATATCAGTGAGCATGGTGTCTCTGGGGTCGGAAATAACGGATTCCATCCCATATTTTTGCAGCATGACCATGTAAGTCTGGTTCAGGATGGGACGCAGGTGGTCCGGGGGGCCATTGGAGATGTTGGACAGACCGCAGGTGCTCCGGGCGCCGGGGCACATATCCGGAATCATTCCCTGGAAATTCATGAGGCTGATAGCCTGGGGCTGCTGAATGTTCACAGGGGTGACGATGCCATCCACCCAGATTTTTTCGTTGGGAATGCCAGCTTCATTGGCGAAGTAAAGAAGCTCAACGCACAGGGCTGCACGTTCGTTCTCGTCCCTGGGCAGTCCGTCGGGACCCCACATCAGGGCGACGAAGTCGGCATTGTGTTCCACAGCCAGAGGCACCATTTTTTCGTAGCGCTCGGGCCGTGCCATGATGGAGTTGATGATGGGGGTCAGCTTGCAGACGGGCAGAGCCGCAGCAATAGCGTCGATGTTGGAGGTATCCAGAACCAGCGGAACATCGTCCACAACTTCCTGAACCATTTCAACAACCCAAGGCATCAATTCATGGCCGTCTTTCTTAGCAGGACCCAAGTTGATGTCAATGTAGTCCATACCGGCTTCTTTTTGAAATACGGCTTCTTCTTGGATGGGGCCCTTGTCCCTTTCCTTGAAAGCCTTGCCGATTTTTTTGGAGATAACATTCAAGCTTTCGCCAATGAGTAACATAATCGCCTCCCTTTACCTATTTTTTAAGAAGCCCGGAATATGAGCTGCTTCGCGGGGGCCGACAGTGATGGTCCAGCCCGGCAGTTCTTCTTCCACGTCGCCGGCGATTGCGGCAGCGTATCCCGGAATGATGAGTTCTTGATGCTTGACTTTGTCCATGATTCCGCATTTCTTCACGAACATGCCCACATCGTCGCCGGCAAATTTTCCAGCGGCCCAAGCGGTCAGAACGGACAGACCTTCGGAGTCTTTGATCAGCAGCCAGCAAGGCACCTTGGACCCTTCAATTTCGCCGGAGACGATGAAGTAGGTCAGTGCAAAGTTGGTGGTGACCAGGACGGGGGAATTTTCGTCGGGGTTGTTGATCTCGTAGATTCCCTCGGTAACGATCATGGGGCGTTGCGGGTCGGTGAAGATGTTCAACCTTTCCAGCAGCAAGGGGAAGATGCTCTCGCCCTTGAGTTCGCTCAAGACCACCATTCCGCCGTATTTGGCGATGAAGGTGGCGGCGAACATGGTTTCCACGGCCAGGTTGTCAGCCATTTCGCAGGGGAAGGTGATCGTGGGGAAGCCCAAGCTCCGGTTGCCGGATTTGAGGGCCGCCCTGCGGATAGTCACCTGATCTTCGAAAGCCTTCTTGATTTCGCGAGCGCCGGAATCGATGACGATGTCCTTGATGCCCATGCCGGTCAACTTGTCGGTCAGAGCGATCAGGGCTTCCGCGCCGTCGGCCTTCACGCCGATGGGCAGGCCCATATCATTGGCCAGAGCGCCCATAGCATCGACGTTGTCTGCGTTAGCGCCGCAGAGCAAAGGCCTCTTGGCGGCGCAGGCTTCGGCGCCGGCCTTCATCACGTCAGCATTTTCGGTGAGAAGAACAACGCAGAATTCGGAAGTCTCGGCGATGGTCTTGGCTACTTTAGCGAAAGCAGCGGCGTCGCCGTTGACGTCTTTAACAGCCAGGTATTCGGGGCGCAGGTTCAGACCAACGCGCTCATACTGGAATGCATTGTATTCCTTAAGCATTTTTTCCAGGTCAGCGTCCGCGATGTCCGAAGCAACCAGGGCGCCCAAGGCTGTGGGATTATAAAAGGTCTTTTCATGACGATACAGGACTGTTTCACCGCCCACGGTAAAAGCGCGCACGCCGTTACCAATTTTGACAGGCCTGATGGGGGGAGCAGAGGCTTCCGCCAATTGTTCCCGGGCTTCGTCGGAAACGTAAGGGCACTGGTCCAGTTCCGCCTTTCCGGATGCCAGGTTCATGGCAAAGGCAAGACATGTGGGGACGCCGCATTCCTTACAGTTTGTTTTCGGAAGCAGTTTGAAAATCTGAATTCCGGTTAATGCCATTTTAGTCTCCTTTTTCTATCTTAGAAACGGCTTGGCTGCGGGAGGGCCCTGCAGGAAGGCCCTCCCGTTCTATTAAGCCGCACGTAAAGGCTCGGCGCCCTTATCCAACAATGGGGTCCATTTCAAGGGCGGGATGGCCGACCTTTTGGAGGAATTCGTACACTTCCTCTTCGGTGGTTCCCACAGTCTCATCTGCAATCATATCGTAGAAGTTGGGGATTCCAATTTCTTCACCGCGCTTGATGAGTCTGTCCTTGATTTCTTCCTTGAATATTTTGGGCATCCATACGAGACGTTTGATGCCGCCGTCGCCCGCGATGAACTTCCTCTGGGTCACGTTGTATTTGGAGTGACCCACGAAGCCCGGGGAGGAAGCGCCGCCGCCCATGACGCCAGCCAGGGTGGTGAACTTCATGCCGCAGGGGGTTTCGCCCATGTAGTCACGGTTGACCGTCATGATGCCGTTGCACATAGGCAGCATGGCCGCGATAGCTTCGCAGCAACCGCAGGTGGTCATGGGATCGTAAACCATGGAGTAGAAGTTGTAATGGGTGACGTTGCCGCGGGAGGCTTTGTATACGAAATCGTTGACGCCTTTCCACTGGCCCAGGACAGGATCCAGGCACTCGCCCTTTTCAATGGGCTGATTGGGGCCGGTGGGGTTGATTTCGAAAGAAGCCTTGCAGTCCATCCAGTTGTAAGCGCCGCACAGGCCGGTACGTTCCGGGGAGACGGTGCAAACGTGGTTGGGAGCAAAGGACTGGCACAGGGTGCAGGAGTAGTAGGTCTCGACGGATTCGTCGGTCATCTTCTCCACGCGCTCATCGCGCATCTTGTACTCAGCGCGGGCTGTGGCAGTCAGTTTGTCCACGTCTTCTTTTTTGGTGTACAGGGTGACTTCCACCTTGTCAGCGATCTTGGTGAAGTCCTGATGGAACTTGGCATGGAGAACCTTGCCGATGTGCTCCAGGGAGAAGCCCTTTTCCACGGCGGCCTTGCTCACGCGGACCCACGCGATGTCGCGCTGTCCGATATGCATGATGCCCTGGATGTAGTTGGTCAGATGGTGGATCTGACGTTCCAGGATGGGCTCAAAGTCCGCCTGGAATTCGCGGCCTGCAACCTGGACGAAAATCGCCAGGGGGTAGGCTTTGCCTTCTTCGCAGTCCTTGATGTCGGGACCGACGACGGTGACTTTACCGTCTTCGATTTCGTTCATCTCGGCCATCTTCACCAACTCGGTGCACTGTTCCTTGGCGCCGAACTGGCAGTACAGGTCGTCCTTGCGAACGCGCTCGCCCTCGAAGGCCGGGCCGTAGGACAAGGGGATGTCGATCTCGGAAACCGTGACCTTGAGGCCGCGGGTTTCGATGGATTTCTGCACGATCTCGTCGTGGGAAACGTTGCCCACAACGTGCTCGTAAGTACAGATGCCCGTGGGAAGGATTTCGGGGATGTCGGTGTCGGCGATGGTGGGGAAGCCCCAGTTGACGCAGCCGGCGGCCGCGACAGCCCATTCCGCGTTAACGTCGCCAAGGGCGTTGACGAAAGCGAAAATCCTGTCCTTATTGTAAAGCAGCATACGTTTGTAATCACCGGCTTCGATGCCGCCGAAAGCCATGGCTGCGCGGTTGGCGAAACCAAGGGCGAAAATGGCGGAAGAAATATCGGGGCCGAAGGGCACGATACGGGTGTTCCAGCCGATCTGCACGCCAGCTTCAATAAGCTGTTCTGCACAGGTGGTGCCATTCTGGTTGGCGGCCAGGAAGATGTACAGGTTTCTCTTCTGATAATCTTCTATGATGTCCTTGGCGATTTCCGGTGTGGGTGCGGCGCCGACGATGGCGGCGAAGCCCGGAGCGGAACCATCCACGAATTCCACGCCCCTTTTACGGAACACGGTGTCGTCGGCGGCGCCCAGCCAGATTTTACCGGCGTCCAGGTCCACTTCTTCCTGAGGCAGGTAGAAGTCGGGCTCCCTGACGTAACGGAGAGCTTCCTGAATTTCAAAAGCAAACAGGGCAGCCATACCAGCGTCCAGCAGGGGGCCGAGGTAAGGAAGATGGTTCACCCTCTTGACGTGGGCGGGCAGAAGATTCCTGGCGATTTCCAGGGGTTTCTGCATATCTTCAATGGTCTGCACCTTGATTCCGGTCAAGGAGTAGATAACGGGCAGATAGTAGGCGGTGTTCGGAAATTCCACCTTGGTGGAAGCATCGTAGGTCGCCAGAGCCTGCTTGAGCTCACCTTCTGCTTTAGAAACGATATTGTAGCCGCCTTGAATAGCAGCGAAAGCAACCAGCTTAGACATATTCTTTCCTCCTTCGTTGAGGATTTGTGGTTCTTTTTAACTTAGGCGACGTCCAGCTTCTGCCTGTCAGCCATGTCCATCAGGACCCTTTCCCTTGCCTTGTCAATGCCAAGAGCAGCGCGCTTCTTGTCAATGTGGGCGATCATCTTGTGAGCGTGCTTGATCGGATCAGGCTCGAAATCCCACATGCCGCCGTACATTTTCTCGAAATCCTCGAAGAGGTATTTCTGGAAGACGGGAGCGCCGGAAGTCGGGAAGGTGGTTCCAAACACAGTGTAAATGCCGGAAGCAACCACATAATGACCAATGGAGATGGCCTTTTCACTCATCCATTCAGGAGCGGAGCCAGCGGCTGGAACGTCGCAGAGATCCTTGCCCAAGCCGCCGGCTTTCACAACTTCAGCGGCTGCCAGGAGGATGCGGCTGTTGTCAACGCAGGAGCCCACATGCAGGACAGGCGGGATGCCGACGGTTTCACAGACTTCCGCCAGACCGGGGCCGCAGAACACCTGAGCAGTCTCAGGGGTCAGGAGGCCTTCCATGCCGCAAGCAATGGCGTTGCAGCCGGTGGTCAGAACGATAACGTCGTTCTTGATGAGTTCTTTGACAACGGTGATGTGGTCGTAATTGTGGCGGGTGCGGACGTTGTTGCAGCCAACGACGGCGCCGATGCCGCGGATACGGCCGTTGATGATGTTGTCGTTCAGGGTGTAGTAAGAGCCGCGGAAAGAACCGCCCAGGTGATATTCGATGGATTCCACGCCAAAACCGGCGATGACCGGATTTTTGTGCTGCGGAATTACAACGTCTTCACCGCGGTTGGCAAAGTTGTCGATGGCCATCTTGACGATTTTTGTGGCGTCTTCTACAGCATGATGTTCATCAAATTCAATGTGGATGACATTGTCCTGCTCCATCTTGGCGATGGGATGGGTGGTGATGAGCTTGGTATGGAAGCACTTGGCTACGTTAGCCAGGTTCTGCATGATGCACTGGATGTCAACGACCATTGCGTCGCAGGCGCCGGTGATGATGGCCAATTCCTGTTGCAGGAAGGTGCCGCAAAGGGGCACGCCGTGGCGTTGCAGAATTTCGTTGGCCGTGCAGCAGATGCCGGAGAGCTGAATGCCCTTGGCGCCAGCTTTTTTCGCGTAGTCGATCATTTCCTGACCCTGGGCCACTGCCACGATGATTTCGGACAGAACAGGCTCATGACCGTGAATAACCAGGTTGACATGGTCTTTCTTCATGACGCCCAGGTTGGCTTCGCTTTGAAGCGGATAAGGCGTGCCGAACAGGACGTCCTGGAGATCGGTGGCCAGCATGGAGCCGCCCCAACCGTCGGCGATGGCGCAACGGGTGCCCTGCTTCATGAGGTTTTTGTAATCCTGGTCCACGCCAATGTGGGTGCGGTGCATGATCTCGACCACTTCGCGGTCGATGTTGCGGGGCAGAACGCCCATTTTCTTCCACAATTCATAACGGGCTTCAGGAGCGCGCTTGCAATACTTGAGCTCGCCTTCGGCCTTGCCCCATTCGTTAATGGCCACTTCGGCCACTTCCAGGGCGATTTCATCGATATCGCGATCCTTCACTTCACCGTCTTCTTCCACGGTAATGGCCACGTCCAGGTAAGGAGCGATCTGGAGAAGTTTCTGGATGTCCTTGATCTGGTAAGTGTCGGTTTCCTTCCGGGCTGCGGAAAGAAAAACCTCGGCAACGCAACGTCCGTGGTCGGAGTGCGCGGAGGCGCCGCCTGCGATCATACGAATGAAGTTACGGGCTGCAATGGTGTTGGGGCTGGCGCCGCAGATGCCCTTACGGGTGTCTTCGCCTTCAATTCCGCCCTTGGGCAGAGGCAGGCGGCAGGGGCCCATGCCGCAATTCTTGCAGCAGATGCCGGTTGCGCCGATGTTACAGGGTTTAAGAGTGACAGCACGATCAAAACAAGTTTCAACGCCCAAATCCTGGGCGCGCTTGATCATTTCCTGAGTTGCGACATCATAAGATGCTGCAACGGGATCAGCCACTTTCGGGGCCTTGGCTTTTTTTTCTTCCGCCATACGAGGTTCCTCCTCATAATTATAAAAAGAATCAATATTATATGCAGCGGCCTGCCATTTTGGTCCAGGCCGTTAAGTCCTTTGCCTATTTCCGCAAATTGGCCCAGTCAATCTTGTCAAGCAGTTTGTCCAGGTTGGTTTTCTGGACCGCAGCGGCTGTGTGGCTGATCTCAACTTCGTGACCTGCGGCTCTTTCAGCGTCGCGTTTTTCCTTCTCTGCAGCGCGTTTGGCGCGAAGATCATTTTCTTCGGTTTCACGGGCGGCCACTTCCTTGGCGCGAGCTTCGGCTTCGGCTTTTGCCTTGGCTTCTGCTTCGGCTTTGGCTTTGGCTTCGGCGTCAGCCTTGGCTTTGGCTTCGGCGGCTTCCTTGGCGGCGGCGTCAGCAGCGGCCTTGGCGGCGGCGTCGGCGGCAGCCTTGGCGGCGGCGGCTTCAGCATCTACTGCAGGAGCGGCGGGAGCAGCCGGAGCGGCTTCAGGAGCCGGAGCAGCTTCAGCCTTGGGAGCGGCGGCCTTGGGAGCAGCAGCCTTGGGAGCGGCGGCCTTGGGAGCCTCTTTCTTGGGAGCGGCTTTCTTGGGAGCCGCTTCCTTTTTGATTTCTTCCATGGTCAGGTCCGGAGCAGGCGCCAGAGCAGCCAGGTCGGCTTCGTAAGCGTCCAACTTCTTGGAGATGCCGGCGATGGAGGATGCGCCGCCGTCCATCAGCAGGTCGATGTAGCCCTTGGCCATGCGAACGGCTTCGGGGTGCCGCATGATCAGAACGTTGCCGCCGGCCAGCAGGTAGGTCACTGCAGCGGTGGCTTCCATCATGATGCCGCGGCTTTCGGGATCGCCCAGAGTGGGGGCTTCGTCGCCGGTCAGTTTGGCTTCTTTACACTTCCACACTTCCTGGCCCAGGTTGTTGACCATGGGCATCTGGAGCTTGTCGTCGCCTTGGGCCAAAGCGGCCATGGTCAAGCGCTCCATAATGGAATAGGAGTATTCCATGCCGTAGCCCAAGCCGCCGGTGGTGGGGTCGATGAGGACCTTGCTCATGGGCATGCCCAGGTTTTCGAGTAGAATGTTAACCTGTTTGGCCAAGTTAACGTCGATGGGAGAAGAGGAAACCACGCTTTGTTTGAAGCCCAGGGCGGCTGCGCCGATGCCCTTGTGGTTCTTATCTTCAACGGGCCCGATGATCAGATCCATGCCCGTGCACTCTTCTGCGACCTTTTTAAGAACTTCTTCGTCCTTAGCAGGATTGGCAACGCCCCAGACCATCAGAGGTACGTCGATTGCTTCGCCAACCGCCTTGACGGTGGCCACTGCGGAAGCAGCGTCAGCATTCTGGTCATTGGGGTCGGTGCTCTTGAGTTGGAGAACGATCATGTCAGCGCCATATTCCTCGACGCATTTCTTAGCCCAAGCTGCAGGGTTGTCAAGAACGTCGGCAAAAGGCGCCTTGACGGCTTCCGGCCATTCCGGGGGAACCATGTCCCACACTTCCATGGCAATAACGGGCTTGTTGGGCATTGCGCCTTCGAACAGATAGAAGGGGTAACAATTTTCCCCTCCGACCTTGACAGCCTTGTCCCCCTTGCCCAGGGTAACTTCCTTAATGCTGCCTGTGTACGATTCTTTGTAAACTTCAAATGCCATTGCATCCTCCTTGAATGCTGCTGTTGATGGTTCCGATGCAAATAACCGCTGCAGCGCCATGGGGCGCTTCGAGTTATTTTATTTGTCTCGGCCTTGCCCGGCCTAACTTCTTTTTAAAAAAATCAAAACCTATATTTGCAAGACCTCCCGGGCCCCCACCCGGGCTGCAGGGCTCATGAAAGCCTTGCGGGCCTTTTGATAAGAATAAACGTTGCCGTATTACCAAATGGAGCATTTTTGTCAATAATAATTCCCAACAAATGCTACTTTTTACCCCGTTGGTCCGATTATTACCCATGCGGGAGCGCTCCATTTTTTTCACGGACGGCGGAAAAAACGGAAAAATATAAAGCTAACTATCTGATTTTCCTTCTCTCCATGCCTGCCGGGCGTCCAAGCGCTCTTTGAGTTTGGGAAACAGGCCCATTTCCGTATGGGGAAGGAACAGAGCCGCCATGTAATGGTCCATGTACGACGGCGTTTCCGAAAGCTCAAAATTGGTCATTTTATTAGTAACATCCACCACATCCTGCCTGAGTTTATTGGTCAGAACTGTCATTCTGGCGCCAAGCAGGGATCCGTTGCCTACAAATGTCACCTTTCCCGGGTCCAGTTCCGGCAAAAGACCGATAGTCATGGCGCTGGACAGATCAATGTAAGATCCAAACCCGCCGGCCAGGATAATTCTGTCCAAGGACTGCATGTCCATGCCCACTTCGTTGAGCAGGGTGTGGCAGCCGGAGTAAATGGCGCCTTTGGCCCGGATCAGGTTGTCAATATCCACTTCCGTGAACACGATGTCCCGATCAATCTGGGTTTCGTCCGCCCAGGCCACCACGTATTCCCAGATGCCGTCTTTTTCCCGAATTCGCTTGGTATCCAGATTCCGGTTGAACTTGCCCTGGTTGTCTATGAGGCCCATTTCGAACATGGAGGCCAGCATGATGATCAGGCCGGAGCCGCAGATGCCCTTGGGCTTGGTGTTGCCTATGGTGAGGCTCATGGGTTCAAAGGTGATGGGATCCAGGGAAAAATCCTCGATGGCGCCCTTGGAAGCCCGCATGCCGTGCTCCACGCCGCCGCCTTCAAAGGCCGGTCCGGCGCTGCAAGCCGCGCACATCATC
The sequence above is drawn from the Desulfatibacillum aliphaticivorans DSM 15576 genome and encodes:
- a CDS encoding dihydropteroate synthase; its protein translation is MLLIGESLNVISKKIGKAFKERDKGPIQEEAVFQKEAGMDYIDINLGPAKKDGHELMPWVVEMVQEVVDDVPLVLDTSNIDAIAAALPVCKLTPIINSIMARPERYEKMVPLAVEHNADFVALMWGPDGLPRDENERAALCVELLYFANEAGIPNEKIWVDGIVTPVNIQQPQAISLMNFQGMIPDMCPGARSTCGLSNISNGPPDHLRPILNQTYMVMLQKYGMESVISDPRDTMLTDIAKGKRQDIVDVIYAVMDGNAPDMGGLTKELQDYVKTTKVILGESLYSDSWLEI
- a CDS encoding acetyl-CoA decarbonylase/synthase complex subunit delta, giving the protein MAFEVYKESYTGSIKEVTLGKGDKAVKVGGENCYPFYLFEGAMPNKPVIAMEVWDMVPPEWPEAVKAPFADVLDNPAAWAKKCVEEYGADMIVLQLKSTDPNDQNADAASAVATVKAVGEAIDVPLMVWGVANPAKDEEVLKKVAEECTGMDLIIGPVEDKNHKGIGAAALGFKQSVVSSSPIDVNLAKQVNILLENLGMPMSKVLIDPTTGGLGYGMEYSYSIMERLTMAALAQGDDKLQMPMVNNLGQEVWKCKEAKLTGDEAPTLGDPESRGIMMEATAAVTYLLAGGNVLIMRHPEAVRMAKGYIDLLMDGGASSIAGISKKLDAYEADLAALAPAPDLTMEEIKKEAAPKKAAPKKEAPKAAAPKAAAPKAAAPKAEAAPAPEAAPAAPAAPAVDAEAAAAKAAADAAAKAAADAAAKEAAEAKAKADAEAKAKAEAEAKAKAEAEARAKEVAARETEENDLRAKRAAEKEKRDAERAAGHEVEISHTAAAVQKTNLDKLLDKIDWANLRK
- a CDS encoding DUF3786 domain-containing protein — protein: MARVDDYFNAKKIAVESLSKESFEELAASSGFQSPAENTLTVPFLTRTYKVDFPSFDFTDQDDPEAEVPIQEQVLILHYMMGDKTAQPSEDWVAYREIPGATFYFSAFCKRAIDPLKNVFEHNLEGLDKGAQILEASELDFGDAGYEFKPFPRVPVRMILYVGDDEFPSEANILFDSSAGDLLSPEDLAWLAGMIVYRLMALAR
- the cooS gene encoding anaerobic carbon-monoxide dehydrogenase catalytic subunit translates to MAEEKKAKAPKVADPVAASYDVATQEMIKRAQDLGVETCFDRAVTLKPCNIGATGICCKNCGMGPCRLPLPKGGIEGEDTRKGICGASPNTIAARNFIRMIAGGASAHSDHGRCVAEVFLSAARKETDTYQIKDIQKLLQIAPYLDVAITVEEDGEVKDRDIDEIALEVAEVAINEWGKAEGELKYCKRAPEARYELWKKMGVLPRNIDREVVEIMHRTHIGVDQDYKNLMKQGTRCAIADGWGGSMLATDLQDVLFGTPYPLQSEANLGVMKKDHVNLVIHGHEPVLSEIIVAVAQGQEMIDYAKKAGAKGIQLSGICCTANEILQRHGVPLCGTFLQQELAIITGACDAMVVDIQCIMQNLANVAKCFHTKLITTHPIAKMEQDNVIHIEFDEHHAVEDATKIVKMAIDNFANRGEDVVIPQHKNPVIAGFGVESIEYHLGGSFRGSYYTLNDNIINGRIRGIGAVVGCNNVRTRHNYDHITVVKELIKNDVIVLTTGCNAIACGMEGLLTPETAQVFCGPGLAEVCETVGIPPVLHVGSCVDNSRILLAAAEVVKAGGLGKDLCDVPAAGSAPEWMSEKAISIGHYVVASGIYTVFGTTFPTSGAPVFQKYLFEDFEKMYGGMWDFEPDPIKHAHKMIAHIDKKRAALGIDKARERVLMDMADRQKLDVA
- the acsC gene encoding acetyl-CoA decarbonylase/synthase complex subunit gamma, translating into MALTGIQIFKLLPKTNCKECGVPTCLAFAMNLASGKAELDQCPYVSDEAREQLAEASAPPIRPVKIGNGVRAFTVGGETVLYRHEKTFYNPTALGALVASDIADADLEKMLKEYNAFQYERVGLNLRPEYLAVKDVNGDAAAFAKVAKTIAETSEFCVVLLTENADVMKAGAEACAAKRPLLCGANADNVDAMGALANDMGLPIGVKADGAEALIALTDKLTGMGIKDIVIDSGAREIKKAFEDQVTIRRAALKSGNRSLGFPTITFPCEMADNLAVETMFAATFIAKYGGMVVLSELKGESIFPLLLERLNIFTDPQRPMIVTEGIYEINNPDENSPVLVTTNFALTYFIVSGEIEGSKVPCWLLIKDSEGLSVLTAWAAGKFAGDDVGMFVKKCGIMDKVKHQELIIPGYAAAIAGDVEEELPGWTITVGPREAAHIPGFLKNR
- the acsB gene encoding acetyl-CoA decarbonylase/synthase complex subunit alpha/beta; protein product: MSKLVAFAAIQGGYNIVSKAEGELKQALATYDASTKVEFPNTAYYLPVIYSLTGIKVQTIEDMQKPLEIARNLLPAHVKRVNHLPYLGPLLDAGMAALFAFEIQEALRYVREPDFYLPQEEVDLDAGKIWLGAADDTVFRKRGVEFVDGSAPGFAAIVGAAPTPEIAKDIIEDYQKRNLYIFLAANQNGTTCAEQLIEAGVQIGWNTRIVPFGPDISSAIFALGFANRAAMAFGGIEAGDYKRMLLYNKDRIFAFVNALGDVNAEWAVAAAGCVNWGFPTIADTDIPEILPTGICTYEHVVGNVSHDEIVQKSIETRGLKVTVSEIDIPLSYGPAFEGERVRKDDLYCQFGAKEQCTELVKMAEMNEIEDGKVTVVGPDIKDCEEGKAYPLAIFVQVAGREFQADFEPILERQIHHLTNYIQGIMHIGQRDIAWVRVSKAAVEKGFSLEHIGKVLHAKFHQDFTKIADKVEVTLYTKKEDVDKLTATARAEYKMRDERVEKMTDESVETYYSCTLCQSFAPNHVCTVSPERTGLCGAYNWMDCKASFEINPTGPNQPIEKGECLDPVLGQWKGVNDFVYKASRGNVTHYNFYSMVYDPMTTCGCCEAIAAMLPMCNGIMTVNRDYMGETPCGMKFTTLAGVMGGGASSPGFVGHSKYNVTQRKFIAGDGGIKRLVWMPKIFKEEIKDRLIKRGEEIGIPNFYDMIADETVGTTEEEVYEFLQKVGHPALEMDPIVG